From one Sulfurovum sp. UBA12169 genomic stretch:
- a CDS encoding peptidylprolyl isomerase produces MLKFAKTSLVAIAITATSLAASDILVTVNGKNITKQDAEVFVSATAPNAHFSQLSKSQQDMIKERLIEKVLFMQLAQEEGIDKKPEFAMNMEKIKEELLVNMWMKAQMDNAVVSDSEAKEFYDKNTEKFIQEDSAHARHILLKTEKEAQDIINEMKNLKDDALKAKFIELAKTKSADPAGSNGGDLGTFTKEQMVPEFSKAVWELEAGKMTMQPVKTQFGYHIIYLEEKSDAKPMSYEEVKDKIIASLKQQQFNNKITEVVKELKGKAKIVDLSNESNTTK; encoded by the coding sequence ATGTTAAAATTTGCCAAAACCTCATTGGTTGCTATAGCGATTACTGCCACTTCTCTTGCCGCTTCAGATATTCTTGTTACTGTCAACGGTAAGAACATTACAAAGCAAGACGCCGAAGTATTTGTAAGTGCGACTGCGCCTAATGCACATTTTTCGCAATTGAGCAAATCACAGCAAGATATGATTAAAGAAAGATTGATTGAAAAGGTACTTTTTATGCAGCTTGCACAAGAAGAGGGGATCGATAAAAAACCGGAATTCGCAATGAACATGGAAAAAATAAAAGAAGAACTTCTTGTCAATATGTGGATGAAAGCACAAATGGATAATGCGGTAGTGAGCGACAGCGAGGCAAAAGAATTTTATGACAAAAATACAGAGAAATTCATACAAGAAGATTCTGCCCATGCAAGACATATATTGCTTAAAACAGAAAAAGAAGCGCAAGACATTATCAATGAGATGAAAAATTTAAAAGATGATGCGCTTAAAGCAAAATTTATTGAATTGGCCAAAACGAAATCCGCAGATCCCGCAGGCTCTAACGGAGGCGATCTGGGAACCTTTACAAAAGAGCAGATGGTGCCTGAATTTTCCAAAGCAGTTTGGGAACTGGAAGCAGGAAAAATGACGATGCAGCCGGTCAAAACACAATTTGGATATCATATTATCTATCTTGAGGAAAAATCAGATGCAAAACCTATGTCATATGAAGAGGTTAAGGACAAAATTATTGCATCATTAAAGCAGCAACAGTTTAACAACAAGATCACAGAAGTAGTAAAAGAATTAAAAGGCAAGGCGAAGATTGTTGATTTGTCAAACGAAAGCAATACAACAAAATAA